The Penicillium oxalicum strain HP7-1 chromosome IV, whole genome shotgun sequence genome contains a region encoding:
- a CDS encoding RNA-binding protein MRN1 gives MQHSDASRFNSHRFNNLTGDTGFSHGAYHSNTPNQGFSNRNNRRANIPAINTAAAGHASDMGSGAAFDMNFTPLLPSQLLVGSPFQPGTPSAFASPQFASFGGFPQATANGHSQTHQTHQLGSPTQGLPSHGLFLSTDVSAAQLMGGPQSPIGALHHAGLGSAALGSPAASVAPGLLAGTSRTVYLGNIPPETSAEEILNHVRSGQIESVRLLPDKNCAFISFLDSSSATHFHSDAILKKLAIKGNDIKIGWGKPSQVPTSVALAVQQSGASRNVYLGNLPEETTEDGLREELSKFGPVDTVKIVKEKSIGFVHFLSISNAMKAVAQLPQEPEWQAPKRVFYGKDRCAYVSKTQQQNAAQFLGIAPGYAHVLNSADRDLISNALAQQSVAAAAVATTAGGVNNLGNRTIYLGNIHPETTIEEICNVVRGGLLHHIRYIPDKHICFVTFIDPTSAASFYALSNLQGLMIHNRRLKIGWGKHSGPLPPAIALAVSGGASRNVYVGNLDETWTEERLRQDFSEYGEIELVNTLREKSCAFVNFTNIANAIKAIEGMRNREEYRRFKINFGKDRCGNPPRQATNQGGSPSGRNGHGLEGPQSPSPALNGFQQGLSQNGSQSSPTRPALSPAPGSTGSQNGQQQRHPLQTVTSPSNVLNAGSNNPLTMYLNQMSVQQAQEQKNRLSDSMAMASLQAQSQGPSQQSLFNGAGNGELTNGSMDAPMRHGHAHKPSGNGYLSVAGSGHHSTASTSNLSVPRAQHSRAVSLPSFSQEPFGPVSSQPGHMRAIAHQPQASFSSFSGLGGLNHSGFGLAIQNENSLPGWAEEEIGAK, from the coding sequence ATGCAACACTCGGATGCATCACGTTTTAATTCCCATAGATTCAACAATCTGACTGGCGATACGGGATTCTCTCACGGAGCTTACCATTCCAACACGCCCAACCAGGGTTTCTCGAATCGCAACAATCGCCGGGCCAACATCCCTGCGATCAACACCGCCGCTGCGGGTCATGCCTCGGACATGGGGTCTGGCGCCGCCTTCGATATGAATTTCACTCCCCTTCTCCCGTCGCAACTGCTGGTGGGCAGCCCCTTTCAGCCAGGGACGCCTTCAGCCTTTGCCTCACCGCAATTTGCCAGCTTCGGAGGGTTCCCGCAGGCCACTGCCAATGGACACTCCCAAACCCATCAGACCCATCAGCTTGGGAGCCCGACCCAGGGACTGCCGAGCCACGGTCTGTTCCTGTCGACCGACGTGAGCGCGGCGCAATTGATGGGTGGCCCCCAGTCGCCCATCGGCGCTCTGCACCACGCGGGCTTGGGCAGCGCCGCTCTGGGTAGCCCAGCAGCCTCGGTGGCCCCCGGTTTGCTCGCGGGAACCAGTCGCACCGTGTATCTCGGAAACATCCCCCCGGAGACCAGCGCGGAAGAAATCTTAAACCATGTGCGAAGCGGACAGATCGAGTCCGTTCGCCTGCTCCCCGACAAGAACTGCGCCTTCATCTCTTTCCTGGACAGCAGCTCGGCCACTCACTTCCACTCGGATGCCATCTTGAAAAAGCTGGCCATCAAGGGGAACGATATCAAGATCGGCTGGGGAAAGCCTTCCCAAGTGCCGACCTCGGTCGCTCTCGCGGTGCAGCAATCGGGCGCCTCCCGCAATGTCTACCTCGGTAACTTGCCGGAAGAGACCACCGAGGATGGCCTGCGGGAAGAATTGAGCAAGTTTGGACCTGTGGACACCGTGAAGATTGTCAAGGAAAAGTCGATCGGATTCGTGCACTTCCTTTCCATCAGTAACGCGATGAAGGCGGTCGCCCAGCTGCCTCAGGAGCCCGAGTGGCAGGCTCCCAAGCGCGTCTTTTATGGCAAGGACCGATGCGCCTACGTCTCCAAGACTCAGCAGCAAAACGCAGCGCAATTCCTGGGTATCGCCCCGGGCTATGCGCACGTCTTGAACTCTGCCGATCGTGACCTGATCTCCAATGCGTTGGCTCAGCAATCGGTGGCTGCGGCGGCTGTGGCCACGACGGCGGGCGGTGTCAACAACCTCGGAAACCGAACCATCTACCTGGGCAACATTCATCCCGAGACGACCATCGAAGAGATTTGCAATGTGGTTCGCGGAggcctcctccaccacatCCGATACATTCCCGATAAGCACATTTGCTTCGTTACCTTCATCGATCCTACTTCCGCCGCCTCGTTCTACGCGCTGAGCAATCTACAGGGACTGATGATCCACAACCGTCGGCTGAAGATCGGCTGGGGCAAGCACTCCGGTCCTCTGCCTCCGGCCATTGCCCTTGCTGTCAGCGGTGGTGCGTCCCGCAATGTGTATGTCGGCAACTTGGATGAGACCTGGACGGAGGAGCGTCTGCGTCAAGACTTTTCCGAGTACGGTGAGATCGAGCTGGTGAACACCCTTCGCGAAAAGAGCTGCGCCTTCGTCAACTTCACCAACATCGCCAACGCCATCAAGGCCATCGAGGGCATGCGCAACCGCGAGGAATACCGCCGGTTCAAAATCAACTTTGGCAAGGATCGCTGTGGAAACCCACCCCGCCAGGCCACCAACCAGGGGGGTTCCCCATCGGGACGCAATGGACACGGTCTGGAGGGCCCCCAGTCCCCATCCCCTGCCTTGAATGGATTCCAGCAGGGGTTGAGTCAGAACGGCTCTCAATCGAGTCCAACTCGTCCCGCTCTTTCGCCAGCTCCGGGTTCCACCGGTTCTCAGAACGGTCAGCAACAGCGCCACCCTCTGCAGACGGTGACTTCGCCCTCCAATGTTCTCAACGCGGGCTCCAACAACCCCCTCACCATGTACCTGAACCAGATGTCGGTGCAGCAGGCCCAGGAGCAGAAGAACCGTCTCTCCGACTCCATGGCGATGGCTAGCCTTCAGGCTCAGTCTCAGGGCCCTTCCCAACAATCCTTGTTCAATGGAGCCGGCAATGGCGAACTGACCAATGGGTCCATGGACGCGCCCATGCGTCATGGACACGCTCACAAGCCCTCTGGTAACGGCTATCTGAGTGTCGCTGGCTCTGGTCACCACTCCACAGCCAGCACCAGCAACCTCAGTGTGCCGCGGGCCCAGCACTCGCGCGCCGTCAGtctcccctctttctcgCAGGAGCCCTTTGGTCCAGTCTCCAGCCAACCGGGGCACATGCGCGCTATTGCGCACCAGCCTCAGGCCAGCttctcgagcttctcggGTCTGGGAGGCCTGAACCACTCGGGCTTTGGCCTGGCCATTCAAAATGAGAACTCGCTGCCCGGATgggccgaggaagagattgGCGCAAAATAA